One stretch of Thalassovita sp. DNA includes these proteins:
- a CDS encoding non-ribosomal peptide synthetase, translating to MTQTSVPSSARRSRLRQQLAAQTSAVPASTTPVTGPNNAPFVGRVPAQPLQQQMWALQELAPDSGAALVSRAWRISGQLNVAQLRQAAQQLVTAHDALRSCLVLADGCLQVEVAASALVDFETRDLRQKPADLDAQIAECRRLAFAPEASSLMRLRLYQIGAQDWVLLLVHHHAVLDGWSVTRLLEDLRRAYGAPNAALTPPSYGWGGYLSDLSAADLSEAAAPQPGELEPLQLPYDYERRGTDLSGQALWLHLSAAERQGIEALAADLHVGAAAVLMAAWRLTLARISGQAEFALGTVLFGRNAPEVQSLLGGFVQTANCQVSLRSGMTFGQLCQAEQGASADLLGQEGTLDGDLSRDSFQATFNYRGYPTRGLTLEGCNCEEYVLEAQTAAFPLGFNVEPDGAGYAIELLWQRACFQEETVARIAAEFREVLTAGLAQSQAAIWPLRLSEAERDARLLHGDSGFWASRQGVVPVRAQLERAFEVYKGSVALRHGDLEWDYADLDRHSALWAHSLTQRNLGPGDLVAIALPRGPAFLAAVIGTFRAGCAFVPLSPEDPPHRLVQMLRHAQPKVLIAEVEMGAELNALLAQSATGRDTQELAVLAAPDAAETVMAAKDFAHDLAPDTLAYVMFTSGSSGTPKGVAVSFDALSAQLCVQSQVFKLRPKGRFLSGCSVTFDVVLLEWLLPLIAGSELVMLEDRYRRDPWKIVEMSEERHFDVLSATPTLWQMLLNAGLRGHDRLTMLTGGETLPASIQNELLQRTDRLLNGYGPTEATVATSMDLIDEPAELNPTHAATASSVGHVLPGYLVAVVDPEGQPVWPGQMGEIWVHGQGLALGYHNDPVRSAVSFPKDPPGLPKGRWYRTGDLGRVLPDGPLGYAGRIDAQVKISGQRIELGEVEAAAIASGLLKAAGAYAFERQGRQTLAMHIVPASDTPVGTLPESLREDLLRHLRRALPATWVPSHLFEIAALPVNSAGKLDRRALQNLCREGLRNAEAAPDAAATTVEIAPEVQQAWTAALGTAPVAADADFFDLGGNSAQFIGLLAALREQTKAHLPVDHAFERPTPAALTDLLREEKRLSLPDPLVVARQGDVSATTKTPLVFVPGVLPISPNLVSLLQMLPQDQSVYQFHRKTIPYIGPLVAFADHTKHYAQIADEVFGGTDIHVCGFSHGGGVAVETVRALQALGHRPQLTILDHGLGLKVQDRPDFLTASQQDRANCLRIAHHFHPVEGDIAYFRSSGGLYGMSMLAKGWEDYASGTVTIYTAIARHSNLLTGGAKDLADAVQRSVPALAVLHPQPGAGARREVAHLIADNKPDAAFDQLRALVEAYPLHPWQAGCAYRLADDLGRGDEGRAVLRRWLARAPRSVPEGVEPLCWHTGRAHAYEKLGQHVRCFLALKRARKECEPTYDLEVNYARKLLYLRQVRAAQKVLEAAQAKWGSEAQLELELGICYAQQGRFEEALALFYQALEVWDDNTRLRLWIKRAERRETRWRRILKRR from the coding sequence ATGACCCAGACATCGGTTCCATCGTCAGCTCGTCGATCCCGGCTACGCCAGCAACTCGCCGCTCAAACATCGGCGGTGCCGGCATCGACTACACCTGTAACAGGCCCAAACAACGCGCCTTTTGTCGGGCGTGTTCCGGCGCAACCTCTGCAGCAGCAAATGTGGGCGTTGCAGGAACTGGCCCCAGACAGCGGCGCGGCGCTGGTGTCGCGGGCCTGGCGCATCAGCGGGCAGCTCAACGTTGCGCAGCTCCGTCAGGCCGCGCAGCAGCTTGTCACGGCACATGACGCGCTGCGGTCGTGTTTGGTTCTGGCGGATGGGTGCCTGCAGGTTGAGGTCGCTGCCAGTGCCCTGGTCGATTTCGAAACGCGGGACCTGCGCCAGAAACCGGCCGATCTGGACGCGCAAATCGCTGAGTGTCGCCGCTTGGCGTTTGCACCTGAGGCCTCCAGCCTGATGCGGTTGCGGCTGTATCAGATCGGGGCGCAGGACTGGGTGTTGCTGTTGGTGCACCACCACGCCGTGCTGGACGGCTGGTCGGTCACCCGATTGCTGGAAGATCTGCGCCGGGCCTACGGCGCCCCCAATGCTGCGCTCACCCCGCCTAGCTACGGTTGGGGGGGCTATCTGTCTGATCTGTCTGCGGCGGATCTATCCGAAGCGGCAGCCCCGCAGCCGGGCGAACTGGAGCCGTTGCAGCTGCCATATGATTACGAGCGGCGCGGCACTGACCTGTCGGGACAGGCCCTGTGGCTGCACCTCAGTGCGGCGGAACGGCAGGGTATCGAAGCCCTGGCCGCCGATTTGCACGTGGGCGCTGCCGCAGTGCTGATGGCCGCATGGCGTCTGACGCTGGCCCGTATTTCGGGACAGGCGGAGTTTGCCCTTGGCACCGTCCTGTTTGGCCGCAACGCACCAGAGGTGCAGTCGCTCCTAGGGGGCTTTGTGCAGACCGCAAACTGTCAGGTTTCGCTGCGCTCAGGCATGACGTTCGGCCAATTGTGCCAGGCAGAGCAGGGGGCGTCCGCAGACCTCCTGGGGCAGGAGGGCACGCTGGATGGCGATCTGTCCCGTGACAGTTTTCAGGCGACCTTCAATTATCGCGGCTATCCAACCCGGGGGCTGACGCTGGAGGGCTGCAATTGCGAGGAATATGTGCTGGAGGCACAGACCGCCGCCTTTCCGCTGGGCTTCAACGTCGAACCCGATGGGGCAGGCTACGCGATTGAGCTGTTGTGGCAACGCGCCTGTTTTCAGGAAGAAACCGTCGCCAGGATCGCGGCGGAGTTTCGTGAGGTGCTGACCGCCGGTTTGGCGCAATCACAGGCCGCAATCTGGCCGCTTCGCCTGAGTGAGGCGGAGCGGGACGCGCGTCTGCTCCATGGTGATAGCGGCTTTTGGGCCAGCAGACAGGGCGTTGTGCCGGTGCGCGCCCAGCTGGAACGGGCCTTTGAGGTGTACAAAGGCTCTGTTGCGCTGCGCCATGGGGATCTGGAATGGGATTACGCGGACCTCGATCGACATAGCGCGCTTTGGGCACATTCGCTCACGCAACGCAACTTGGGTCCGGGGGATCTGGTGGCGATTGCACTGCCGCGCGGGCCAGCGTTTCTGGCTGCTGTGATCGGCACCTTTCGGGCAGGCTGCGCCTTTGTTCCGCTGTCGCCTGAGGATCCGCCCCATCGTCTGGTGCAGATGCTGCGCCACGCTCAGCCAAAGGTGCTGATCGCAGAGGTCGAAATGGGCGCAGAGCTGAACGCTCTTCTGGCTCAGAGTGCAACGGGCAGGGATACGCAGGAACTGGCGGTTCTGGCCGCACCCGATGCCGCCGAGACGGTCATGGCCGCAAAAGACTTCGCGCATGATCTGGCGCCCGACACACTGGCCTATGTGATGTTCACATCTGGCTCCAGCGGCACCCCAAAAGGGGTCGCGGTGTCTTTTGATGCGCTTTCTGCCCAGCTGTGCGTGCAGAGCCAGGTTTTCAAACTGCGGCCCAAGGGTCGGTTTCTGTCGGGCTGCAGTGTGACCTTTGATGTGGTGCTGCTGGAGTGGCTGTTGCCGCTCATTGCAGGCTCCGAACTGGTGATGCTGGAAGATCGCTATCGGCGCGATCCGTGGAAAATTGTCGAAATGTCTGAAGAGCGGCATTTCGATGTTCTGTCCGCCACACCAACGCTGTGGCAAATGCTGTTGAACGCCGGCCTGCGCGGCCATGACAGGCTGACGATGTTGACCGGCGGTGAAACCCTGCCTGCGTCGATCCAGAATGAATTGCTGCAACGCACCGATCGCCTGCTGAACGGGTACGGGCCAACCGAGGCGACGGTGGCAACCTCAATGGATCTGATCGATGAACCGGCTGAGCTGAACCCGACCCATGCCGCCACGGCCTCCTCAGTCGGTCATGTGCTGCCGGGGTATCTGGTGGCCGTTGTCGATCCCGAGGGGCAGCCCGTTTGGCCCGGCCAAATGGGGGAAATTTGGGTGCATGGTCAAGGACTTGCCTTGGGCTACCACAATGACCCGGTGCGCAGCGCGGTCAGTTTTCCAAAGGATCCGCCCGGATTGCCCAAGGGCCGCTGGTATCGGACCGGTGACTTGGGCCGCGTTCTTCCGGACGGCCCGCTTGGCTATGCCGGACGCATCGACGCGCAGGTCAAAATCTCCGGTCAGCGCATCGAGTTGGGTGAAGTGGAGGCAGCAGCCATCGCATCCGGTTTGCTGAAGGCTGCGGGTGCTTACGCCTTTGAACGGCAGGGGCGCCAGACGCTGGCCATGCATATTGTGCCGGCGTCAGACACTCCGGTTGGAACCCTGCCCGAATCCCTAAGGGAAGATCTGCTGCGCCACCTGCGCCGGGCATTGCCGGCGACATGGGTGCCGAGCCATCTGTTTGAAATCGCCGCCCTGCCGGTCAACAGCGCGGGTAAACTGGATCGCCGTGCTTTGCAGAACCTGTGCCGGGAGGGGCTGCGCAATGCTGAGGCGGCCCCAGATGCGGCCGCCACAACGGTTGAGATCGCGCCCGAAGTCCAACAGGCCTGGACCGCAGCGCTGGGCACCGCGCCGGTTGCGGCCGATGCTGACTTCTTTGATCTGGGTGGCAACTCTGCGCAGTTCATTGGCTTGCTAGCCGCTTTGCGAGAACAGACCAAGGCGCATCTGCCGGTGGATCACGCCTTTGAGCGGCCCACCCCCGCGGCATTGACTGACCTGTTGCGGGAAGAAAAACGCCTGAGTTTGCCCGACCCCCTGGTCGTGGCGCGGCAGGGCGACGTCTCCGCAACTACAAAAACACCGCTGGTCTTTGTGCCCGGCGTGCTGCCGATCTCCCCCAACTTGGTCTCTTTGCTGCAGATGCTGCCGCAGGACCAAAGCGTCTATCAGTTTCATCGCAAAACGATCCCCTATATCGGTCCCTTGGTGGCGTTCGCGGATCACACCAAACACTATGCGCAGATTGCGGATGAGGTGTTTGGCGGGACCGACATCCATGTATGTGGATTTTCCCACGGCGGCGGGGTGGCGGTGGAAACCGTGCGCGCCCTGCAGGCCCTTGGTCATAGACCGCAGTTGACCATTCTGGACCATGGTCTGGGGCTGAAGGTCCAAGACCGCCCGGACTTCCTGACCGCTTCACAGCAAGATCGGGCGAACTGCCTGAGGATTGCGCATCACTTTCATCCGGTGGAGGGCGACATTGCCTATTTCCGCAGCAGCGGCGGCCTTTACGGCATGTCGATGCTGGCCAAAGGCTGGGAAGATTACGCGTCCGGCACTGTCACGATCTACACCGCGATTGCCCGCCATTCCAATCTGTTGACCGGCGGCGCTAAGGATCTGGCCGATGCTGTGCAACGCTCCGTCCCGGCACTGGCGGTCTTGCACCCCCAACCGGGGGCAGGGGCGCGACGGGAGGTCGCCCATCTTATCGCTGATAACAAACCGGATGCTGCCTTTGACCAGTTGCGTGCGCTGGTGGAGGCCTATCCTTTGCACCCCTGGCAGGCGGGCTGTGCCTATCGTCTGGCCGATGATCTGGGCCGCGGGGACGAAGGCCGGGCTGTGTTGCGGCGCTGGCTGGCGCGGGCCCCGCGGTCTGTACCTGAAGGGGTGGAGCCGCTGTGCTGGCATACCGGACGCGCACATGCCTATGAAAAGCTTGGCCAACACGTGCGGTGTTTCCTGGCCTTGAAACGGGCCCGGAAAGAGTGTGAACCGACCTACGATCTTGAAGTGAACTACGCCCGCAAACTGCTGTACCTGCGGCAGGTGCGCGCCGCTCAAAAGGTGCTGGAGGCTGCACAAGCCAAGTGGGGTAGCGAAGCGCAGTTGGAGCTGGAACTGGGCATTTGCTACGCGCAACAGGGGCGGTTTGAAGAGGCGCTTGCGCTGTTTTACCAAGCGCTGGAGGTTTGGGACGATAACACCCGATTGCGGCTGTGGATTAAACGCGCGGAACGACGGGAAACCCGGTGGCGCCGGATCTTGAAGCGGCGGTGA